The proteins below are encoded in one region of Lactuca sativa cultivar Salinas chromosome 3, Lsat_Salinas_v11, whole genome shotgun sequence:
- the LOC111919164 gene encoding uncharacterized protein LOC111919164 — MVFLSSMASKKSKSEEYPAFTNFTIKVDVEGSWAKTVKKVLNSVQGVTNFRMENNGNVNISGYIDPILLLKCLEKAGKTAEIVHWQYGECSRNLFEKPKLPSPSVNNNNLYLPGYEGYNNNGYYGYNYNNGYGYGYGYPPNYRRSNYVFNHLECSGNASDCSGHHMRNPNTPNKSSSSSSSSKTQFQKPASGHIGNHPTCCSLM; from the exons ATGGTGTTCCTATCGTCCATGGCATCCAAGAAGTCCAAAAGTGAAGAATATCCTGCATTTACG AACTTCACCATTAAAGTGGACGTTGAAGGTTCCTGGGCCAAGACAGTCAAAAAGGTATTGAACAGTGTTCAAG GTGTAACTAATTTCAGAATGGAGAACAACGGGAACGTTAACATTTCAGGATACATCGATCCAATCTTACTTCTGAAATGTCTGGAGAAAGCAGGAAAAACAGCAGAGATAGTACATTGGCAATATGGAGAATGCTCAAGGAACCTGTTTGAGAAGCCAAAATTGCCTTCGCCCTCGGTTAATAACAACAACTTATATCTACCAGGTTACGAAGGCTATAATAACAATGGTTATTATGGTTATAATTATAATAACGGGTATGGGTATGGGTATGGGTATCCCCCTAATTACAGGAGGAGCAACTATGTCTTCAACCATCTAGAATGTTCAGGGAATGCTTCTGACTGTTCTGGACATCATATGCGAAACCCAAACACTCCCAATAAAtcgtcatcatcttcttcttcgtctaAAACTCAGTTCCAAAAGCCTGCGTCTGGTCACATTGGCAACCATCCTACATGCTGCAGTTTGATGTGA